In Phlebotomus papatasi isolate M1 chromosome 1, Ppap_2.1, whole genome shotgun sequence, the following proteins share a genomic window:
- the LOC129807790 gene encoding RNA transcription, translation and transport factor protein codes for MLKVKLCALDHPTPETVNCDDPKQFRSTILWLEDQKIRHYKIEDRAELRKIDSTEWEAAYAKYKIDLKVPTGLRTPIEELAWIMGYAIRLEYFDNVEKYKGVNADLVLEEAKPKAPSIKSTNPFDKLDFTSKEFEAGVRTLAKRLQIPYHPDTVITLKAVARLIQNHLSNDAQKEPLLDNAPFPLENTHGVGYQDQDLEQAARILRLLQIQSVRHLQTAINETIVAVQNLTADPRTDTKLGKVGR; via the exons ATCCCAAGCAATTCCGGAGTACTATCTTGTGGCTGGAGGACCAGAAGATACGTCACTACAAGATTGAGGATAGAGCTGAACTGAGAAAAATCGATTCAACTGAATGGGAAGCCGCTTATGCCAAGTACAAGATTGATCTCAAAGTTCCTACCGGATTGAGGACTCCCATTGAGGAATTGGCTTGGATTATGGGCTATGCCATTCGTCTGGAATACTTTGACAATG TGGAAAAGTATAAAGGAGTAAATGCAGATTTGGTTCTGGAGGAGGCTAAACCCAAAGCTCCCAGCATCAAATCAACcaatccatttgacaagttagACT TCACTAGCAAGGAATTTGAGGCTGGAGTTCGTACTCTGGCCAAACGTCTCCAGATACCCTATCATCCTGACACGGTGATCACCCTGAAGGCTGTGGCGAGACTAATTCAGAATCATTTGAGCAATGATGCCCAGAAGGAGCCTCTACTCGACAATGCTCCGTTCCCGCTAGAAAATACTCACGGTGTCGGCTACCAAGATCAGGATCTCGAACAAGCAGCCCGAATTCTACGTCTCCTTCAGATTCAGAGTGTTCGACATCTCCAGACCGCAATCAATGAGACTATTGTGGCTGTCCAGAATCTTACTGCTGATCCACGGACAGACACAAAACTGGGAAAAGTTGGTCGATAG